A genomic region of Antennarius striatus isolate MH-2024 chromosome 4, ASM4005453v1, whole genome shotgun sequence contains the following coding sequences:
- the twf1a gene encoding twinfilin-1a codes for MSHQTGIQAGNDVKGIFASARSGEEYRVLKIVIEDEALILGSTKKASQTWDKEYDSLVLPLLEPNDPCYILYRLDSSNNQGHEWLLLAWSPDSSNVRQKMLYAGTRASLKKEFGGGHIKDEIFATTKEELNLSGYKKHLSAQSAPLPLTSAEEELRQIKLNEVQTDIGVDTKTPTLQGVAFPLDKDARQALVLFNEKKINYIQLEINADQELIQVSSTAPTEVMDLPRRIPDDKARYHLFLYKHSHEGDSLESPVFIYSMPGYACSIKERMLYSSCKQPLVQTVESILQTDIEKKLEIEKGEELTSDFLYEAVHPTQHTHKQAFAKPKGPMGKKGRRRITRPPGEREDDD; via the exons ATGTCACATCAAACAGGCATTCAAG CGGGAAATGATGTGAAGGGCATCTTTGCCTCTGCCAGGAGCGGAGAAGAGTACCGAGTCTTAAAAATAGTCATTGAAGATG AGGCGTTGATTCTGGGCTCCACCAAGAAAGCATCACAGACATGGGACAAGGAGTACGACTCTTTAGTGCTGCCCCTCCTGGAGCCTAACGACCCGTGCTACATCCTGTACCGGCTGGATTCCTCTAACAACCAGGGCCACGAGTGGCTCTTGCTGGCCTGGTCGCCGGACAGCTCGAAT GTGCGACAAAAAATGTTATATGCTGGCACCAGAGCCTCACTGAAGAAAGAGTTTGGAGGGGGGCACATCAAGGATGAGATTTTTGCCACCACAAAG gAGGAACTGAATCTCAGTGGATACAAAAAACATCTGAGCGCTCAGTCTGCCCCCCTGCCCCTCACCAGCGCAGAAGAGGAACTGAGGCAGATTAAACTTAATGAG GTGCAGACGGACATTGGTGTGGACACTAAGACGCCGACTCTACAGGGAGTGGCCTTTCCTCTTGACAAAGATGCCCGTCAGGCGCTTGTACTATTTAATGAAAAGAAGATTAATTACATACAACTG GAAATAAATGCAGATCAGGAGCTGATCCAGGTGTCCAGCACGGCTCCAACAGAGGTGATGGACCTTCCGAGGAGAATCCCTGACGACAAAGCACGCTATCACTTGTTCCTCTACAAACATTCCCATGAAGGCGACTCCTTGGAGTCCCCAG TCTTCATCTACTCTATGCCTGGGTACGCCTGTAGCATCAAAGAGAGGATGTTGTATTCCAGCTGCAAACAGCCCCTTGTTCAGACGGTGGAGAGCATACTCCAGACGGATATCGAGAAAAAG TTGGAGATTGAAAAGGGAGAGGAGCTGACTAGCGATTTCTTGTATGAAGCAGTGCAtcccacacaacacacacacaagcaggcCTTCGCCAAGCCCAAGGGGCCAATGGGGAAGAAGGGTCGCCGTCGCATCACCCGGCCaccaggagagagggaggacgACGATTAA